The Telopea speciosissima isolate NSW1024214 ecotype Mountain lineage chromosome 11, Tspe_v1, whole genome shotgun sequence genome includes the window CTATCCCTGGCTAAGACCCTATAACAAAAACAAGCTGCAATACAGGTCCACTCAATGTATATTTCTTGGATACAGTAGTCACCACAAAGGCTACAAGTGTTTTGACCCTACCATAGGGTGCACTTATGTTTCAAGGCATGTAACGTTTGATGAGTGCCTATTTCCTAATGCCAACAAACCACTaccaaatccaaacccaaactgAGTGACAAGTCCACTCATTATCACTAGTGACAATGTTATAACCCAGGCCCATCGTCCTTCACCCATTTCAATTACAAACCCAAGTAACCCGATTCCAGCTCTAATCGAGCCTGGTCCACCACCACTATAAGACCAACATTCACCTAGCCCATCCAACAGTAGTACACCCAGTCCATCTGAGCCTGATCTTACCCAACTGATATCACCAATTGATGCCCAGACTGAGGCCCAACCAATACCACAACCATAAGCCCAGCCAACACCACAAGCCGAGGCCCAGTCTCAGCCAGCCCAACGTACCATGGTTCAACCTCATCATGTGTCTCATCCCATGTTCACACGACTTCGATCGGGTGTTACCAAACCTATGGAAAAGCTGAACATAATGGTCACCAAACATCCTATTCCCATAGCCCTTGTATCGGCATTAGCCAATCCAGATGATGAGCACACTTCTTACACTGCTACAAGCAAAGATCCAAAGTGGAGGAATGCAATGAGTGAAGAGCTAAATGCCTTACTCAAAAAGGGACATGGTAGCTGGTTCCATTTAAGCCATCAATGAACCTAGTTGGAAATAAATGGGTCTACAGGGTCAAAAGAAATTCAGATGGGTCAATCAACCGGTATAAGGCACGGTTAGTTGCAAAAGGATTTCACCAAAGAGAAGGCATAGACTACTTTGACACCTTCAGTACTATTGTCAAGCCAGTAACTATTCGGGTTGTTTTAACTGTTGCAGTGTCCAATGGATGGGTGTTGCTCCAATTAGATATTCAAAATGTATTTCTAAATGGTGCATTACAAGAGAAGGTGTTTATGACTCAACCACAAGGGTTCGTCGATCCAGTTCGACCCACTCACGTCTGTCATCTAAAGAGAGCACTGCATGGTCTGAAGCAGGCTTCACGTGCGTGGTCACATCATTTGGGCCAGTTTCTTATTCAtcttggcttcaaaccatccGCAGCTGATACAGCTCTATATGTTTGAGCCAGGCAAAGGGACACTACATACTTGCtggtgtatgtggatgacatagtcGTGATTGGCATAAGCACTATTGTGATCCAACAGTTAATAAAGTCCCTAGGAGAAGAGTTTGCCATTAAGGACTTGGGAACCCTAAACTATTTTCTAGGGGTTGAAGTGGTGTGCACACCAGAAGGCCTACATCTCTCTCAGTCCAAATATACCCTGGATCTGCTAAAAAAAGCCCAAATGGATGGAGCAAAACCGAGGCCTACTCCAACATCAATTCAGCCTCTTGTTCCAACAGCTGGGTCACCATTTGAAGATGTCACACTATATAGGAGCACTGTTGGCGCACTACAGTATTTGACATTGACAAGACCGAATGTAGCCTTTGAAGTAAACAAGGTCTGTCAGTTCATGCATAGTTCAACTACTGATCATTGGGCTGCAGTGAAGCGTATACTTCGCTACCTAAAGGAGATAATTGGTCTTGGAATTCAAATTCAGCCTTCAACCACACTCAAGTTGGTTGGATtcagtgatgctgattgggcaggaaGTCCTCATGATCATTGATCAACAAGTGGGTATTGTGTCTATCTTGGGCATAGCCTGGTCTCATGGAGCTCCAAGAAGCAACACACAGTAGCACGCTCTTCCACAGAAGCCGAGTATAAGGCAGTGGTAAATGCAGCAGTAGAATTGATGTGGCTTCAATAGCTAACAAGTGATCTTGGCATCGGCTCATCTCCACCAGTACTATATTACGATAATATAGGGGCCACTTATTTAGCAGCCAACCCAGTTATTCCATGCACGCacaaaacatattgaaattgattatCATTTTGTGCGTGAATAGGTGGCAGCTAATAAACTCTCCATTCGTTTTCTACCCAGTGAAGATCAGATCGCAGATGTGCTCACAAAGAGCCTCCCTGGTCCACGGTTTTGGTTGTTCAGGGATAAGATCACGGTGTGCACCCGATCGTTTCGCTTGAGGGGGACTGTAACGAAtcaaaaaatggatcacaataattcaaatttaaattctAATTTAAATAAGTCAGTCGACCGTGGGAGGACTCCTACATTGGTGGAAATATCTAACTATGAAGCAATTGAGTTTGATAACAACTCAAACTCCTTCAATGTACAATGACTGTAAAGTTCAAATTATTGTTACGTTACAATACAATTTATAAATACGTCTTCCTATCTTGAAGATAAGATAAAGAAGAGTTTCTGATCAAACACAATTCTaactgtgtgttaggtggaaaatgaatctaacattagcatgcatcattctgcttgatattgattgtatgatgtgtgcgcattcccctttgctctcttaCTAGCTAGTATAGCTAACCCTGTTGTACAACttttttttagttgatatgtagataacctcttgatgagcaccgttggatgcgaatcaagtggagccagtggctgtgacttggatgtagatgtacacccaagatttgtgcccttggggcaattaattactatttaatttatgtattcattccataatcatgtataaactgtatgtttaattataggagagattgaatggttacaaacatcAATATTGTactgtgttatcattagagaaccgatgctctataatttcacatgattttaaGTTAATTTCACTTCCACTAACTCTGCAATTAGAACGGCTTATTCCATTTGATACGTTCTTTTTTGTCGTCATAATGTGacgacagggtggactgtggctcaagacactgtatctgtgatcctgataggtgttgggatgatgtgtgattgtcccagtcatacccctatgtgataaaatatcttacatcgggataggggtatgacagagtggtatcagagcaatgatgctctgcaccgaccataGTTGGgacgtaacctcttgatttactctccataaataggttctaaattaaaaacctcaagaacataaatgattgtgtgcagacttAGGAAGAAGATTGATTGGAGTGAAAACAAGAACCTAGAGGGATAATAGGCAATATGGAACCTAGAGCTTGGAACATAGGTTAACAAGTTACAAACTGTGTAACTGCTTGGTGGAGTTTAAGTAAGTAATAGATGGGTAATCGTGTATGATGATCTATAGTGAACAATAATGAATTAAACACAACCAATCCACAACTATGgacaatgataaaaaaaaaaaaaggggaattaaattaaatatacgtgtatatatatatatatatataaaattaaatacAACTATTCCAATGATTCCAAATCTTTCCTGAGGGCAATCATGTCCTCCACAATTTGACACCTATGATTCTATCCTGTTTAACCTAGATTTTTTTTCGAATCCTACCATGATTGtatcaaactcctatttgggca containing:
- the LOC122644867 gene encoding uncharacterized mitochondrial protein AtMg00810-like encodes the protein MDGAKPRPTPTSIQPLVPTAGSPFEDVTLYRSTVGALQYLTLTRPNVAFEVNKVCQFMHSSTTDHWAAVKRILRYLKEIIGLGIQIQPSTTLKLVGFSDADWAGSPHDH